In Rosa chinensis cultivar Old Blush chromosome 1, RchiOBHm-V2, whole genome shotgun sequence, a genomic segment contains:
- the LOC112181580 gene encoding metacaspase-1: protein MMMSNYGGQRLLVVDCCYCQTQIQLPSVSPIYIVGTSVRCGRCYASTRVASPGFPRSPHSAVPYYALINPPPHACFPHTSPGPPPNVHGRKKAVICGISYRNSRDELNCCINDAKCMRYLLITKFKFPEDSILMLTEEETHPHKIPYKNNIRRALCWLVQGCQSGDSLLFYFSGHGSRQRNYDGDEVDGYDETLCPLDFETQGMIVDDEINAAIVRPIPHGVKLHAIIDSCHSGTILDLPCLCRMDRGGKYVWEDHRPPSGVWKGTSGGQVISISGCDDHQTSAETSITSTGAMTFSFIQAIERGQAATYGSLLISMSNTIRSMGSGGGGGGTSLAGMLLTGGSVGGGRLRQKPQLTGCELFDVYTKPFAL, encoded by the exons ATGATGATGAGCAATTATGGAGGCCAACGACTTCTAGTGGTCGACTGTTGCTATTGCCAAACCCAAATCCAGCTGCCTTCTGTGAGTCCGATATACATCGTCGGCACATCCGTCCGCTGCGGCCGCTGCTATGCCAGTACCCGCGTCGCCTCTCCGGGCTTCCCCCGCTCCCCCCATAGTGCCGTACCCTACTATGCCCTTATAAACCCACCACCACATGCCTGCTTCCCCCATACATCACCAGGACCTCCGCCGAACGTGCATGGGCGGAAGAAGGCGGTCATCTGCGGGATATCGTATAGAAACTCGAGGGATGAGCTCAATTGTTGCATCAATGACGCCAAATGCATGCGGTATCTCCTCATCACCAAGTTCAAGTTTCCAGAAGATTCCATTCTCATGCTCACTG AAGAAGAAACTCACCCACATAAGATTCCATATAAAAACAACATTAGAAGGGCATTATGTTGGCTTGTACAAGGATGTCAATCGGGGGACTCCCTTCTGTTTTACTTCTCCGGTCATGGTTCACGGCAGAGGAATTATGATGGTGATGAAGTTGATGGATATGATGAAACCCTTTGTCCCCTTGACTTTGAAACCCAGGGTATGATTGTTGATGATGAGATAAATGCAGCAATTGTTAGGCCCATTCCCCATGGGGTCAAGCTTCATGCAATTATAGATTCTTGTCATAGTGGCACCATACTGGATTTGCCATGCCTTTGCAGAATGGACAG GGGTGGAAAATATGTATGGGAGGATCATCGACCTCCATCAGGCGTATGGAAAGGAACAAGTGGTGGACAAGTTATATCTATCAGCGGTTGTGATGACCATCAAACCTCTGCAGAGACATCA ATCACATCAACAGGTGCCATGACTTTCTCTTTCATCCAAGCAATCGAGCGTGGACAGGCAGCCACATATGGGAGCTTACTCATATCTATGAGTAATACCATTCGAAGTATGGGttctggtggtggtggtggtggtacaTCTCTTGCCGGCATGCTTCTAACAGGCGGAAGTGTTGGTGGTGGTAGGCTAAGACAG AAGCCTCAATTAACTGGCTGCGAGCTGTTCGATGTGTACACGAAACCTTTTGCCCTATGA
- the LOC112176120 gene encoding uncharacterized protein LOC112176120 isoform X1: MIFISLFIEHTVLILWILIYLVFSLCRKMTHLTKLEFDPLEISGKNYLSWVLDAEIHLMANNLGDTIKVGNKSSVQDRAKAMIFLRHHLDKSLKDEYLTVKDPLELWEALADRFAHQKTIVLPRARYEWTHLRLQDFNSVIDFNSAMHRITSQLKLCGEPVSEDSKLEKTFSTFHATNMVLQQQYRERGFKKYADLISCLLVAEQNNELLMKNHQSRPTGSQPIPEVNAIFTGGHANRHGNKHGNNSARVKGRDRQRPNGQGRGSINQRLGPKKNAKIHKGKGQMNKVPKNNESFCTRCGCNGHFWKTCRMPDHLVALYQASIKGNKAEINYIDQSDPWDSSIVIYFIFKFSDSLPIEKESNKKN, encoded by the coding sequence ATGATTTTTATATCATTGTTCATAGAACATACAGTTCTAATATTATGGATCCTGATATATCTCGTCTTTTCTCTATGTAGGAAGATGACGCATCTGACAAAATTGGAATTTGATCCTCTTGAAATTTCTGGCAAGAACTATTTGAGCTGGGTTCTTGATGCTGAAATTCACCTTATGGCCAACAACCTTGGAGATACCATTAAAGTTGGCAATAAGTCATCTGTGCAAGATCGAGCCAAGGCTATGATTTTCTTGCGTCATCATCTTGACAAGAGCCTAAAAGATGAGTATCTTACGGTGAAAGACCCGCTTGAGCTTTGGGAAGCATTGGCTGATCGATTTGCTCATCAAAAAACCATTGTTCTACCTAGAGCACGGTATGAATGGACGCACTTGCGCCTTCAAGACTTCAACTCTGTCATTGATTTCAATTCTGCCATGCATCGGATTACctcccaactaaaattatgtggagaaccTGTCAGTGAAGATAGCAAGCTCGAAAAGACTTTTTCGACTTTTCATGCCACAAACATGGTTCTGCAACAACAGTATCGAGAGCGAGGATTCAAAAAATATGCAGACCTCATCTCATGTCTTTTAGTGGCGGAGCAAAATAATGAGCTTCTAATGAAAAACCATCAGTCTCGCCCTACCGGGTCTCAACCCATACCTGAGGTGAATGCTATTTTCACTGGTGGTCATGCCAATAGACATggcaacaagcatggcaatAATAGTGCTCGTGTTAAGGGACGTGATCGTCAAAGACCTAATGGTCAAGGCCGTGGAAGCATTAACCAACGATTGGGTCCAAAGAAAAATGCCAAAATCCACAAAGGCAAGGGTCAGATGAACAAAGTCCCCAAGAACAATGAAAGCTTTTGCACCAGATGTGGTTGCAATGGCCATTTTTGGAAAACTTGTCGCATGCCAGATCATTTAGTGGCGCTTTACCAAGCCTCTATCAAAGGCAACAAAGCTGAAATTAACTATATTGATCAGTCAGATCCTTGGGATTCATCTattgtaatatattttatttttaaattctcagattctcttccaattgaaaaggaaagtaataaaaagaattaa
- the LOC112176120 gene encoding uncharacterized protein LOC112176120 isoform X2: MTHLTKLEFDPLEISGKNYLSWVLDAEIHLMANNLGDTIKVGNKSSVQDRAKAMIFLRHHLDKSLKDEYLTVKDPLELWEALADRFAHQKTIVLPRARYEWTHLRLQDFNSVIDFNSAMHRITSQLKLCGEPVSEDSKLEKTFSTFHATNMVLQQQYRERGFKKYADLISCLLVAEQNNELLMKNHQSRPTGSQPIPEVNAIFTGGHANRHGNKHGNNSARVKGRDRQRPNGQGRGSINQRLGPKKNAKIHKGKGQMNKVPKNNESFCTRCGCNGHFWKTCRMPDHLVALYQASIKGNKAEINYIDQSDPWDSSIVIYFIFKFSDSLPIEKESNKKN; encoded by the coding sequence ATGACGCATCTGACAAAATTGGAATTTGATCCTCTTGAAATTTCTGGCAAGAACTATTTGAGCTGGGTTCTTGATGCTGAAATTCACCTTATGGCCAACAACCTTGGAGATACCATTAAAGTTGGCAATAAGTCATCTGTGCAAGATCGAGCCAAGGCTATGATTTTCTTGCGTCATCATCTTGACAAGAGCCTAAAAGATGAGTATCTTACGGTGAAAGACCCGCTTGAGCTTTGGGAAGCATTGGCTGATCGATTTGCTCATCAAAAAACCATTGTTCTACCTAGAGCACGGTATGAATGGACGCACTTGCGCCTTCAAGACTTCAACTCTGTCATTGATTTCAATTCTGCCATGCATCGGATTACctcccaactaaaattatgtggagaaccTGTCAGTGAAGATAGCAAGCTCGAAAAGACTTTTTCGACTTTTCATGCCACAAACATGGTTCTGCAACAACAGTATCGAGAGCGAGGATTCAAAAAATATGCAGACCTCATCTCATGTCTTTTAGTGGCGGAGCAAAATAATGAGCTTCTAATGAAAAACCATCAGTCTCGCCCTACCGGGTCTCAACCCATACCTGAGGTGAATGCTATTTTCACTGGTGGTCATGCCAATAGACATggcaacaagcatggcaatAATAGTGCTCGTGTTAAGGGACGTGATCGTCAAAGACCTAATGGTCAAGGCCGTGGAAGCATTAACCAACGATTGGGTCCAAAGAAAAATGCCAAAATCCACAAAGGCAAGGGTCAGATGAACAAAGTCCCCAAGAACAATGAAAGCTTTTGCACCAGATGTGGTTGCAATGGCCATTTTTGGAAAACTTGTCGCATGCCAGATCATTTAGTGGCGCTTTACCAAGCCTCTATCAAAGGCAACAAAGCTGAAATTAACTATATTGATCAGTCAGATCCTTGGGATTCATCTattgtaatatattttatttttaaattctcagattctcttccaattgaaaaggaaagtaataaaaagaattaa